Proteins from one Dama dama isolate Ldn47 chromosome 12, ASM3311817v1, whole genome shotgun sequence genomic window:
- the LOC133065916 gene encoding beta-2-microglobulin, producing MARFASLVLLGLLSLSGLDAVQRSPKVQVYSRHPPEDGKPNYLNCYVSGFHPPQIEIELLKNGEKMKSEQSDLSFSKDWSFYLLSHAEFTPNSKDQYSCRVKHITFSEPQTYVWDRDM from the exons ATGGCTCGCTTCGCGTCCTTGGTCCTTCTCGGGCTGCTGTCGCTGTCTGGACTGGACGCCGTCCAGC GTTCGCCAAAGGTTCAAGTGTACTCAAGACACCCACCAGAGGATGGAAAGCCAAATTACCTGAACTGCTATGTGTCTGGGTTCCATCCACCCCAGATTGAAATCGAATTGCTGAAGAATGGGGAGAAGATGAAATCAGAGCAGTCAGACCTGTCTTTCAGCAAGGACTGGTCTTTCTACCTGCTGTCCCACGCTGAGTTCACCCCCAACAGCAAGGATCAGTATAGCTGCCGAGTGAAGCACATTACTTTCTCAGAACCCCAGACATATGTGTGGG atcGAGACATGTAA